In Rhodopirellula sp. P2, the DNA window CTGTTCCAGTTGGTAAGTTTCCAGCGTGAGCAGATGTGCAACCGTTTCCTCGTCGTTGCCGTGATGCGAAAGGCTGTGATAGGACTTGTCAATTCCCAGATTTTGCGGCAAGAAACTCCCACCGATTTCCAGGGTCGCGATCCGTGTCGAGTCTGTTTGCAACGCGAGCGAGATCAGCTCATACAACATCGGGAGATCGTCCACCGTGTTGGTGTCCGCTGGCTTCTCAAACGGAGCTTCCGGTTTCGGCTGATCCGCCCAACGTCGGCGGACTTCCAGTTGTTTTTCGACTTCGCGAATCGAGCTGAAGTACTCGTCGAGCTTCGAGCGGTCCTCTTGATTGACACGCTTCGAAAGCGCCCCTGCTTCTTCGGTGATGGAGTCCAAAATCGACGCTTGCAAAGCGTTCTCATTGACCATCTGAGATCGCCGTTGCTTCGACTCCGTCATGAACAGACGGTCAAACAACTCCGCGGGTCCAGTGATCGGTGGCACGCGGACGCCAGATTTGGTCCACGACATTTGACAACCGCCATGAATGCCGCCTTCTGATCCCACTGTCAACGACGCAAACCGAGTTTGCTTGCCAATTTCATCCGCGAGAAATTGATCAATGGTCACATTGCCGTCGCGACGATGCTTGGATTCGTGGTGGAGCACCCCCGATAAAAACGTGTGCACAGCGAAGTGCCCGCCGCGAATCCCGTGATCCAGACCACGGTAAACATTGATGTGATCGCGATTTCCTGCCAACGGCTTCAAGAGCCTTGTCTCTTCAAAATCACGTCCAGGCGTTTCCGGGAAAAAGTGTTTTTGCTGGAAGCCAAGCAAGTTCCCAACCGCAACGAACCGACGAGTCCCGGTGCCCGTGCCACGAGTCGCCTGAACCGGTGAGTTGCGATCAACGGTACCGGCCATCAACGACGGCAGTCCTGGCAGCGCGAGCGACCCAGCAAGGGAACGAATGACAAAACGACGCCGGCCGAGATTCTTTGGTTGTGTCATGTTCGCATTCTACTCGAGTTGAAAAGCGGATCCTCATTTGCCAGTCCTCATCCGCAGGTGAGACCTGGCTTCCTGAACTCAATCAAGGAGTCGTTTTTTAAAGAACAAATCGCCTACTGGCGGACCGAGAGAGTGAACTGGTCCCGGACCGTGCCGCCCTCTAGCAAGCAGGTGCCTTGCAATGCGTCCTTCGTGAATTTCAAGACAAACACATGGTTGCCTTGATCAGCCATCCCCGGCGACTCCAGAAACCATCGGTCCGGCTTGGGAGTTCGCTGCGGCACGCCCAAGCCACCTTCGCCGATGTAAACCACGCCGGTTTCATCTGGTTTTCCATCACGGATTGGGACGGTGCGTTTGATGTTGTGCCCGTCCGCTTCGCAGACCAAATCCACGTTGTACTTCTCAAACAACGGCACCCAACTTTTCAAACCGGAACCAGGTGTTTTGACCGCGGGAAAAACCGGGCGGTGGTACTGAGCGACCAACCAGCGATGAGTGGGACGCGATTCCTTCAGTTCCGTCTTCAGCCACTGTGCCTGATCTCCCGCCGTGCTGGTTTCGGAATTCAACGTCGTGAAGCGAACCTGGGGCCCGATGTCAAACCCGTAGTAATTCAAATCACCCTCGGGGAAACCGAACACTTCATTGAACGGTTTTCCTTTGTCGTGGTTCCCTCGGGCAGGGATGATCGGCAGCAACCGACCATCCGCCGCGGTCGTCAATTCATGATCGGACAACCACATCGACCAAAGTTTCATCTTGGTTCCCGTGACGATGTAATCTCCTCCGTGAGCGAGAGCCAAAATATCATCGGCCAAGTCCTCGTTCGCATAGGAATCGACGACCAACCCGGCGATCATCTTGTTCATCCGCCGGCGGGCGTCTTGATCGGACC includes these proteins:
- a CDS encoding DUF1552 domain-containing protein; the encoded protein is MTQPKNLGRRRFVIRSLAGSLALPGLPSLMAGTVDRNSPVQATRGTGTGTRRFVAVGNLLGFQQKHFFPETPGRDFEETRLLKPLAGNRDHINVYRGLDHGIRGGHFAVHTFLSGVLHHESKHRRDGNVTIDQFLADEIGKQTRFASLTVGSEGGIHGGCQMSWTKSGVRVPPITGPAELFDRLFMTESKQRRSQMVNENALQASILDSITEEAGALSKRVNQEDRSKLDEYFSSIREVEKQLEVRRRWADQPKPEAPFEKPADTNTVDDLPMLYELISLALQTDSTRIATLEIGGSFLPQNLGIDKSYHSLSHHGNDEETVAHLLTLETYQLEQFGKFLTRLAGIQDGEQTLLDSTAVLFGSGMGNGSSHTNSDLPIVLAGGGYGRGEFKKVGSGNRNKVPLCNLYVDIAQKMGVQTDSFGTSTGTFS
- a CDS encoding purple acid phosphatase family protein translates to MLGGGAVHADAPLTGTQPAQWRVIWTADPATKATVSWSTKEAGSSHSVRFRVRGSDGSPAEQLAESGRYTGGEFESYYHHVHLTDLQPATAYEVQMVSDGNESPVFYFVTAPATDREFSILHGGDSRSDQDARRRMNKMIAGLVVDSYANEDLADDILALAHGGDYIVTGTKMKLWSMWLSDHELTTAADGRLLPIIPARGNHDKGKPFNEVFGFPEGDLNYYGFDIGPQVRFTTLNSETSTAGDQAQWLKTELKESRPTHRWLVAQYHRPVFPAVKTPGSGLKSWVPLFEKYNVDLVCEADGHNIKRTVPIRDGKPDETGVVYIGEGGLGVPQRTPKPDRWFLESPGMADQGNHVFVLKFTKDALQGTCLLEGGTVRDQFTLSVRQ